ATTGCAATGGTTTTGTGCCATCATAGTGTAGCTTCTCCAAAAAAGATGTCAATTAACTTCGAGGAGTATACTAGTTGGTTGTGCAGTGGCCGTTAGAGATTCTGTGGTCCATTGTCAGCTATATAGTTCATACTAGTATAACTCTCACAGTCTCGCTATACTTGTTAACAGAGACATGATACCCATCAGAATTCTTATATGATTATATCCTGATTGAATTTAGTGGCATATCTGAGATAGAGTAAAGTCCAATTCAATTTGGCCTCTGAACTTATCGCTGAATTTAAAAGACATCTTTGAACTCGAATATCGGACAATTTATACCCCCGCCCTTAATTTTaaaattaagataaattattcTACTTAAATAGTTTAGAGTGATTTCGATGGTGGTTTTGGCTGATGTGGCATGTGGGACCCACATATCTTCAATTTTTTAGTCATGCTATCTTTTATTAAATATTTAGGTTCCTAAATAAttccaaatgaaaaaaaaatcaactagaAATTTTTAGAGCTCTTTAAGCACTAAAAATTTTGTATAGAGCGTGTCTCCATCCCACtgagaattttaaaattttgaatttcataaGTAGAGAACTTAAGACTAGTACACTGGGGTTTGAAGTTTTGGCAGTATTCTATGAGGATTCAAGTAGTGTTGAATTGCTCGATTCAGTTGGAATCAGAATGATTGattgcatgaatgttgctttgttggATATTCTTTTGCAGAAGCTCTCTGTCCTAAAATATAAAGAATTTAAGTCTGTCCTAAGTTAAACTAtgtaaaatttgatcaaatttatagagaaaagtattaatatctatcatatcaaaGATGTAAATTATGAAAAAAATAATTTGTAATGTGTCAATAATACCAATTTAATGTCATAACTattattcttttttcttattttggtcaaacttaacaCAATTTGACTTAGGACAGACTTGAATCCCTTGTATTTCAGGACAGATGGAGTATAAGTTTGTAAAAAAAAGGCCAATAAATGTGGTACTATCAATCGGTCCATTTGGCTTCAAAGTATCACTGTACTAATTCTGATGACCTTGCCTGCAGTGAACTCCAATGTTGAACGGGATGTAAGAAAAATCCAGCCCGAAAGCGACCCAGCTAGCGGTTTTgcataaaagaaaaaagaaaacaaaaataagAGGCGGTCATCAAGAAAGCAAATCCACTGCAGTACGGTGGAGAAGGGGAAAAAAATCAGTTAGAATGGTTCTCTTGGAGTAGCCATAGGTTGGGAGCAAGGGGCACAGGATCGGAGTAGAAGACAACATGCCTTTGGGCCGTGTCATATTAAGATTCCAGTGTTTACACTATGTACCTAAGGATCCCttcctactctctctctctctctctctctctctctctaatcaTTTTTATATACATATACGTTTCCGCCAAATTAAGTGTACAAAGCTTGTTCGGTTCGACTTGTCTCGCTTGTTTcagtttattctctctcacagaacactattgaatcagctgAAACCAGCCAGAACCAGCCGATACACAGTAGTTTTGTGTACCAGCCGAACAGAAGCTGTCAGTTTCCTCTTGAAATATATATGCAACACTCCCGGTGGGCTTGTCGTTGAGCCTAGTGAAGCGGTGAGCACTCTGGATGACCTGCGGGGAGGCTTGTTTCGTCGGCGTTGCGAGCAGCCCCTACCTCTGCTCTATGGCCCCAACATCCCCATGCACTACAAGAACGTACACTCGACAACGAAGCAAAATCTATATCTTGCTGGCAGACGTATACATCCATCGATCTTGCAGACTTTCGTGCATGAAATCAACTAGCTAGTAACTTGTGTTCAGGGAATTGGCAAGGATCTGTTTAGTTTTGGATGTAATTAACAGGCTGTTGTTGTCTTGAGCGCTTGCACTGTTGAGGCTGAATGGCTGATGTCGATCGTTGCCATGATCACCACCTACTAGTTCTCCCTGTTCGATCTGGGTCAAGTTCGTTTTAGGCTCTTCTTGAGGTGTTTCCTTAGTTTCGTTCTCCTTGTTGTCATTCCGGAGCCTTGGCTGGCGACCGACTCTACGACTCAACCTTGGCGCAGTCTAATCAAAATTCCAACTCTACGTGACACAGGTTTTATAACTTGTGTGATAATAAGTAGTAGTAGAACTCTCTATATGTCAACAAAAAGTTATCAAAAAGAAGCCCATGGACCCTATTCAATAGCCCTTCTCTTCCCCTCCGGGCTGTAGGAAAGTTATCACAAATAAATTGCAGCCAAGGTCTGTGCATCTAATACCTTTGATCGGGCACCAAATCTTCCCCAAAGTCTGAGCAATGCCGTTTGCATGGCCTGGTTTCTCCGCGGATAGCTTCCCCACCACATGGAGTTCTTTATCCTTGAAGGTGGCTGGCCCTGAGGACATAGTCAGGAACATTCCCCACACGGCCGTGCAGCCCGATATGCGCCGGCTTGGAGCCACCACAAGATAAGCCAGGTGCAGcctaacctttttttttttttttttgagatccGCCTAATCTTTTTCTTGCCCAGTTTAAGAACCTGCGTAGAATGCCATGTCGGGGCAAAAAAACAACCCTGGGTTGTCGACAGAGAAACTGTCCTGCTTCAAAGAGTCCATCCTGATAAAGAGTTTCAAGATTATTCTTTTAAGAATCTTCATACGACAGTCTAATTTTATGGTATTCCTTCATTTGTGAGATCCACAAAACACCTAGAGAATCTGCTATATGAGGTTGGTGCCATTTAATTTAGACCCGATTTCACCAAATCACCGGCCGACATCTATCGGTTTTTGAGCAATTTTTGTATGTTCAAGCCAAACTTGACATCACCAAGGAGGCGGTCGATAGAGTCCAGGTTGAAAGTCTCAAGCAACACAGTGCGAGATGAACCTCCCCACCCGACTCGTCTGGATCAAATCCCTCAACAAGAGCTCAACAGGGATTTGCTCCTGACGAGTCAACGAGAGGCTTATAGGCAGAGCGTGGTTGACACAGATTCCGCGCAGTTGTAAACCGACTACGTTACCGGCTGCCCATCAAACAGGCAACTGTTTCCACATTCTAACATTAGACCATTGATGTCGAATACTTTCGGCGAACCATTTCACGTCGTAACACATTGTCTTTAATACACATCCCTGAGGGGTGCCTACCAAGTATACAATCACAAAACCATTTTCCACAATGTGCCCTGAAACACACATACATTCTGCATTTCACCCCAAATGGTACCCTACAAACTGCAGAATAATGGGTTTTGACCCTACTAACAACTACAATCGAAAGCTCCGGTATCTGTTTGATCGTCATCCCCTGGATCCTTCTTGGCACGTGCAACTTCATAGCATCTGGCTTTGTCATCATCAGTCAAGTAAAGAGCTGAGTAGAACAGAATGATCTTGTGATGGCCAGCTATGATGGAGGGCTCACTGAAGGTCTGATCCTCGCAGGCATGCTGCTGAACTCACTGTTTGTAGCCAGTGGATGGTAGAAAGTGCGGTGCGGTGTTATGGACATCTTATTCATCGAATACTCAATGTCATCGTCATCGTTAAAATCTATTTCAAAGTGATCATCCAAGCTGCCCACATTCATTCCGGGTGCGTCAATGTCGGCAAGCTCGTCGTCGTCCACGTCGCTGTTGTTGTTACTGTATGTCGTCTTGACCAAGGACCAGAACTCAAAATTTGGGCGTATATATCTGCAAGGATACAATGGATCATCAGGCAGGAAACACTAATATACTACCTCCGTCccccaaaagaatgcaattctagcacagtgtcacgttttagtaccttaagtttgatcaattatagataaaaaaatatccatgtttatgataccaaataaataccatcagattaattatgaaatgtattttttataataaatgaATTTAAAGACATAACTATGAATATTATTTactaaaaacttggtcaaacgtgAACCATTTTTTGTGGCACGCAacccatagttgcattcttttcaggACAGAGGTAGTACACTAATTACAAGGACAATTAGCTTCTGAATTAAAACACCATTCTGCCGATGCTGGTTGAGCTCATAATAAGGAGAAAAAAGAGGACCCAGCAATAGGAATTAAAATTTCTAGCAATTTCTGGTATAGATGTTATAGCAATGGTATGACAACAGTTTTATAAAGTTCAGGATTGAATGATATGCAAATAACCATCCTCCAAGAGCACGCACTAGAAGTAGAACATAATGACACTACAACTGGCTAAAAAGGCACTCTTATTGATATTCAAACCTGTCAGACTCTTTAAGCAGATATGGGTCAAATGGGAAGAACATGTCAAGCCTATTAAGTCCTCCAAATGCCTTCGATAGATCAGATTCAACTGCATCTTCATGTGTTGAATTCACAGATGCATGGAACAGACTTGCAGCCCTAGCCTGTCTCAAGAACTCAATCACTATTGAAGGCAAGCACACCTATAGCATCAAAAGGCATACCAGTTACCACTATGTATTTATATAAAGGCAAAACACAAGTGCGTGGCTGCTAAAAGATACAGTGAAAGTGGTAGGGAGTGTGATCCAGACCTTTAATGGCTCCAATGGGTGGGCCAAGATATTCTGGATTcgcatttgaaaaagttgtagtttAAGATTTGGGTAGTCCATAATAGATCTTAACCGAAAGCATAGGACATACATCACAGCCTGCAGGTTAAGAAACATGGCAGATAAAACATTCAGAAAGCATATGATGCTAGAACAGGAACATGGGTGATTGAGTAATAACATGCATTTGACCAACTTCTTCTCTTGCTTAGTTAAATATACATAAAGAATATGGCATAACAAACCTGGCAGCTAGCATAAAATAGTTGATGTTTTATAGGATTGGCTGTCACCCCTTTGTCCAGCTGACAGCCACAATAGTCCCCACACCACTCCACTAACCTAAGCACATAACGTAACATAAATCTCAGATGTACAAATGCATAAAATGTAGATACTGTGTGAGGTGTTCAAAACAAAAATTTTGCAAGTTCAGAGTGTAGCCACCTTTTGAGTACAGCAACAACTTTATTTACGGAAATGAACCTTGCCCGGGACAGATAGCTTCCAACATATGAAACTGCAGACATTCTGCACATAGAGAAACAAATGTGGTCATTGGCATTTCTTTAATCGTCAATTCACACAGGTTGTGTATTAGGTTAGCAACAAATCGATCTCAGAACAAAATATGCTAGTTATTTCGATCACTGAATCTCCTCCAATGATTATATTTGTAAGCCCAGACCTTTTTACCACAGTGCAGTAAACTTTAGTGAAGATAGTATGTCCATAGTTATTGTGGCGTCGCCATATCGTCGCCATATCGCCGTGGCGGTTTTATGGCTCTCGCCACGGCGACGCCACGGCTCCGGCGTGtatggcgtccgccatagcgccgtGGCGTCCCCGTGGCGCCGATATGGCGTCCTGTGGCGCCGTAGTGCGCTGTGGCGGGCGCCCTACACGCCGAGTGTAGGGTACAGCCGGGCCCAGGCACAAATAGAGGAACCCCCCCGCGCCTGGAAACGCCCTGCCGCCGCAATCTCCCCGCCCCGCCGCCGCAATCTCCTCGCCCGCCCTCCGCCGGCCCGAGCCGCTGCCGCCTGGAGTCGGCCTCGCCCGTCCTCCGTCGGCCGCCGTCCGTAGGCCTCCCCCGCCCTCCCGATCCGCCCATCCTCTGTTCCTCTGTTCCCGCCTGGAGCCGCCTCCGATCCGagcccaagccgccgccgcctggAGTCGGCCTCGCCCGCCCTCCGTCGGCCGCCGTCCGTCGGCCTCCCCCGCCCTCCCGATCCGCCGGCCTCTGTTCCTCTGTCCCCCGCCTGGAGCCGCCTCCGATCTGAGCTCCCCTGCACGCGACTCCCGTGCGGGCGAGGAGGAAGGGAGGGGGAGGCGCATAGGGGAAGGGAGGGTGgtggggagggggagggcgccggggaagagagaggCCGGGCGGCTGCGCACCAAGAAGAGAGGCCTCTGTTCCTCTGTTCCCCTGCCTGGAGGCGCCTCCTATCTgagcccgagccgccgccgcctgtTCCTCCGTTCCTCTGTTCTCTCTGTGCCTCTGTGATCCGAGCCCGAGTGAAGACACGAAGTGGTGAGTTGAAGTGCCTCACTGCCTCTGCTTCTCTGTTCTCTCTGTGCCTCTGTTCTTCAACGCCTTTCTTTTTTTTGACAGAAGTACAGAACATGGCTACTCAAGGGACTGGAAGCGCGGAGGCCTCGGACGCGGCATCAAATATTGATCCAAAGACTGATCCAAAGCGGAAGCCGGCAAAGTCAAATGATCCTGGGTGGAAATATGGATTTTGGCCAACCATTGGCAATAGAGATGTTGTGCAGTGTTGCTTATGTGATAGAAGAATAACTGGAGGAATTACAAGGCTCAAGGAGCATCTTGTGGGTGGTTATGGAGATGTTCAGAAATGTGTCAATACCACAACAACTATTGCACGAGAGATGCAAGAtgctatgaagaagaagaagagaccacttgtccttgatgatgaagaaggagAGCAACAAGGGGAAGATGATGTGATTGTTTTGATAGAGGAGTCCCAAGATGTTGCTAGAAGCATTGTGCATCCTAGTTCAGGGACAGCTGCCAAAAGGAAACAATCCACATTGAAGTTCTGTGCTCCAAAAGAGCCCAGCAAGTCAGTTGGTTCAATGCTTCGGAGAACTCCAACAGAGGTTGTGGAAGAAAGACACTCGAAGGGTCCTTCTCAAATCAGTATTCAAGCTAGCATGAGGacaaaggaagaaagagaagctgTCAACTTAGAGTGGGCCAGGTTCTTTTATGAGTGTGGCATACCATTCAATGCCGTAAATTCTAGGCAGTTTGAGATTGCTATAGAGGCCACTGCACAGTACGGTTCTGGGTATAAGCCTCCTACCTACCATGAGCTTAGGGAGCCATTGCTCCAAAAGGTTGTTAAGGAGACAGATGATTTGAGGAAGAAACATGAGGAAGCATGGAAACAATATGGCTGCACATTGATGTCAGATGGATGGACAGATAGGAGGGGGCATCATTTGATCAACTTTCTAGTCAATAGTCCGGAGGGGACTTTCTTCTTGGAGTCAATTGATGCATCAAGTGAAGTTCATGATCAGGTGATGTTAGCTGATTTGTTAGAGAAGAAAATCATGGACATTGGAGTAGATAAAGTTGTGCAAGTTGTCACTGATAATGGAGCTAACTATAAAGCAGCGGGCAAGCTTCTCATGGAGAGGTTTCCTACACTTTATTGGACTCCTTGTGCTGCACATTGCTTAGACCTTATGTTGGAAGACGTAGGGAAGTTGAAGGAATTTAAGAAGCCTATCTCACGTGCCCGGCATGTCACTACTTTCATCTATAGACATGGAAGACTTCTTAGTGCAATGAGGGAGAAGACAAATGGGAGGGATCTTGTGAGACCCGCAGCCACTCGGTTTGCTACCACATTCCTCACCTTGCAGAGTTTGTACAAGCACAAAGATGCATTAAGATTTCTGTTTACCACCGAGGATTGGACTGGTTGCAAACTAGCAAAGACAGAGGCCGGGAAAAAAGTGTATGATATTGTGCTTTCTAGGGAGTTTTGGAACTCCGTTGAGGATTGCCTTAGAGCTTCTCTACCACTTATCATTGTGTTGAGGGTGGTTGATGGTGATGAGAGGCCTGCCATGCCAGAGGTTGCTGCTCTCATGAATCATGCAAAAGAGAAGATCAAGGCTAGCTTCTCTACTGAAAACAAGAGAAGCTTGCTCAACAAGATCATACAAATTATTGAGAGTCGTTGGGATAGGCAAATGGATACCCCACTCTATGGCGCTGCCCTCTTTTTGAACCCAGGAAAATTCTATACCATCCAAAAGGAGAATGATGAATATGTTGGTCATCTAAGGGGTTGTTTCAATGATGTGCTTGCACGAATggtggaagatgagagcattcgaAACAAAATTGATCAACAATCCATGCTCTATGAAGATCAACGTGGAGATATCTTCAAGAATTGTAtggccctccaaaccatgaaGTCAAAGAACCCTCGTAAGTGATTTAAAAATTTAATTGCTGCATGTTATTTAAGGCTTAAATCCTAATATATGAATGTGTATTGTTAATTTAGTTGATTGGTGGCGTACGTATGGTGGCCGATCCATTGACCTACAAAGATTTGCAAAGCGTATTGTTAGTCTTTGTGCTTCATCATCCGGTTGTGAGCGTAATTGGAGCACTTTTGAATTTGTAAGTAAAGTACTCAAGTTCCATAATTCTGATTCAATTGAATGAAACCGGTTAAAGCATATTTTATTAACTTTGCTTGCTTTATGATCAATTGTAGATTCATACTAAGAAGAGAAACCGGCTGGAGCATAAAAGATTGAATGATTTGGTTTATGTTTCCTATAATCGGAAAATGACTAGTAGGTTCCGAAAGCGCCGCGAGGAAGCGGGTAAAAGCTATGACCCTTTGGTTATAGAAGATTTTGATTGGAACAATGAATGGGTAGACCCAATGGCCCAACCTGAAGGTGCACGTGGTTCGGACCTCACATGGGATCAAGTTGATGAAGCCATTGGTGCATCACGTGAGCTTCGAGGTCGTAATCTTCCTAGGACCTACGCTCGTCGTGCAAGGCATATATCAAGAGTGGTTGAAGAAgatgaggaagagggagaggaagaagagatcattttggatgatgatgatataGATGATTTTGGTGAACAACCAATGGATgctactgaagatggtggagaGAACATGGATGCTTCTAACGATCTCGATGAGTTTGCATTGGACGACTTTTGAGAGATGAGAGATTTGGAAGTTTGAGAGATGAGAGAGTTCTATGTCTTTTGTGCTACATTTACATTGCTATTTTGATTTGCTAATATTGTAGACTATACCTTTTAAGCTACATTTGCATTACCATTTGTCAATATAATTTCCTAATATCCTAGACTATAATGTATGTATTCGCCACGCCGatgtgtgtatggcgtcgccaCGCCGCGCGCCATAGACGCTGTAAAGGTGTGAAGGTGGTGGGTCGCCGCGCCTCGCCACGCCGCCGTAAAAACTATGAGTATGTCTATAATAAATTATTCACACAGCTACGATGCCAAAATCTCCTAACTCTGTAAGGCAAAGTGTCAAAACAGAGCAAATAGTCAAGGCATGATTACAAGTTTACAACATGCAATGGTCATTATAGAGGTAAGGTTCAAACACTGGTGCCTCCAATCACCTAGATACACGACAGAAAGTTTCCTTACTGGACGTACTCCTTGCATAGCAAACAAGAGGCTTACCTAGTTATTGCATCCTCCTTTTTGTCCTTGTCAATAAAAATATCGGCAAGAAAAACAGCAAACCCATCACCGCAGATCTCTGGATACAGGGAACAAGCATAAAACATGATAAACTGCAAAAGTCAAAATAAATGTGTCAATCCAAGAGGGCAAGGCAGAAAGCAGCTGAAAATACAAGTTGGGTACTAAACATTGTGAATCTACTTTACAGAAGGTTAATCCTTAACCTGTGCAAATTTGGATTTGTGCACCCTTAGCACATGTGATTTAAATATAGCCTTCAAAGTGTTAAATTCCTGTCCAAGTCAAGATAAAACATGAGCAATATCAAGACAGAAGTGCTTATATGTGTTTACTTATCATTCACTCGTAAGTCATGAACTACCACAAAATAGAACATTTCTCAGACAGCATTAGATGAGTTGCAATTGACAATTATAAAAACACAATCTCGAAAGAATCAACCCTAAGGATAGAGCACAAAGTTAAATGGCTGTACACAGCTCAGCTCTACAGCGTGCCTTTGTTTTGCATCCCAATCTGCATACCTTTACCTGGTTAGGGCCTTGGTTCCACTCAGGATGGTGCCTCTTGGATTATCTTGTGGGGTTGGGTTGGTCTGGTGGTCCTGACAGTTTCTACTAGCCAGGTTAAGTCAAATACAGGACCAAGACAAAGATCAAATTCCTCAGGGCCTGTTTGTTTCTGCTTTATATTGAGGATTCTGGTTCAAAAAGCTGAAGCTAAATAAATGGGTGCTTTCTAAATGCAGATGTTAGAATCCAACCACATTTACACCACAATCCACAAGTGCATCCCACCAGCTTACAACTTTTAACAACCCACATCTACAGCCAACTTTTAAGAATCCAAAGCTTAAAGACCTTGGATCACACCATATTAAGACTAATAATCCTTAGTGAAA
The nucleotide sequence above comes from Miscanthus floridulus cultivar M001 chromosome 18, ASM1932011v1, whole genome shotgun sequence. Encoded proteins:
- the LOC136520192 gene encoding uncharacterized protein isoform X1: MGAEQGYDDMEVTSDSEAFNYVGGVLQSVRKDPFLIDLRDKDRYDFLLGLVDPTKKRSSDEEAMFVTTLKALSEGVSKIDTMYHHALLHNIFTMCVWYLNSYTRAALLDLITRLAAVADQYLRECLQMLVNNFTPPGPLIRYIEEPRWLAKKEEIYSQLQASLKRISDTVPLAPRMLKDIIDRSMPKLFDNKAKMVSFVECMLGLDADVWDIIGPSLLEKVVYLLTELDVNITWEDILQDEHNKGIFDMELEDLDEDEDNLGQEGTKVFFGGNVCAEKLDGLMVVVCEHLKSCAEEPDHLIKEFNTLKAIFKSHVLRVHKSKFAQFIMFYACSLYPEICGDGFAVFLADIFIDKDKKEDAITRMSAVSYVGSYLSRARFISVNKVVAVLKRLVEWCGDYCGCQLDKGVTANPIKHQLFYASCQAVMYVLCFRLRSIMDYPNLKLQLFQMRIQNILAHPLEPLKVCLPSIVIEFLRQARAASLFHASVNSTHEDAVESDLSKAFGGLNRLDMFFPFDPYLLKESDRYIRPNFEFWSLVKTTYSNNNSDVDDDELADIDAPGMNVGSLDDHFEIDFNDDDDIEYSMNKMSITPHRTFYHPLATNSEFSSMPARIRPSVSPPS
- the LOC136520192 gene encoding uncharacterized protein isoform X2, with the protein product MFVTTLKALSEGVSKIDTMYHHALLHNIFTMCVWYLNSYTRAALLDLITRLAAVADQYLRECLQMLVNNFTPPGPLIRYIEEPRWLAKKEEIYSQLQASLKRISDTVPLAPRMLKDIIDRSMPKLFDNKAKMVSFVECMLGLDADVWDIIGPSLLEKVVYLLTELDVNITWEDILQDEHNKGIFDMELEDLDEDEDNLGQEGTKVFFGGNVCAEKLDGLMVVVCEHLKSCAEEPDHLIKEFNTLKAIFKSHVLRVHKSKFAQFIMFYACSLYPEICGDGFAVFLADIFIDKDKKEDAITRMSAVSYVGSYLSRARFISVNKVVAVLKRLVEWCGDYCGCQLDKGVTANPIKHQLFYASCQAVMYVLCFRLRSIMDYPNLKLQLFQMRIQNILAHPLEPLKVCLPSIVIEFLRQARAASLFHASVNSTHEDAVESDLSKAFGGLNRLDMFFPFDPYLLKESDRYIRPNFEFWSLVKTTYSNNNSDVDDDELADIDAPGMNVGSLDDHFEIDFNDDDDIEYSMNKMSITPHRTFYHPLATNSEFSSMPARIRPSVSPPS
- the LOC136520191 gene encoding uncharacterized protein isoform X1; amino-acid sequence: MATQGTGSAEASDAASNIDPKTDPKRKPAKSNDPGWKYGFWPTIGNRDVVQCCLCDRRITGGITRLKEHLVGGYGDVQKCVNTTTTIAREMQDAMKKKKRPLVLDDEEGEQQGEDDVIVLIEESQDVARSIVHPSSGTAAKRKQSTLKFCAPKEPSKSVGSMLRRTPTEVVEERHSKGPSQISIQASMRTKEEREAVNLEWARFFYECGIPFNAVNSRQFEIAIEATAQYGSGYKPPTYHELREPLLQKVVKETDDLRKKHEEAWKQYGCTLMSDGWTDRRGHHLINFLVNSPEGTFFLESIDASSEVHDQVMLADLLEKKIMDIGVDKVVQVVTDNGANYKAAGKLLMERFPTLYWTPCAAHCLDLMLEDVGKLKEFKKPISRARHVTTFIYRHGRLLSAMREKTNGRDLVRPAATRFATTFLTLQSLYKHKDALRFLFTTEDWTGCKLAKTEAGKKVYDIVLSREFWNSVEDCLRASLPLIIVLRVVDGDERPAMPEVAALMNHAKEKIKASFSTENKRSLLNKIIQIIESRWDRQMDTPLYGAALFLNPGKFYTIQKENDEYVGHLRGCFNDVLARMVEDESIRNKIDQQSMLYEDQRGDIFKNCMALQTMKSKNPLDWWRTYGGRSIDLQRFAKRIVSLCASSSGCERNWSTFEFIHTKKRNRLEHKRLNDLVYVSYNRKMTSRFRKRREEAGKSYDPLVIEDFDWNNEWVDPMAQPEGARGSDLTWDQVDEAIGASRELRGRNLPRTYARRARHISRVVEEDEEEGEEEEIILDDDDIDDFGEQPMDATEDGGENMDASNDLDEFALDDF
- the LOC136520191 gene encoding uncharacterized protein isoform X2, coding for MATQGTGSAEASDAASNIDPKTDPKRKPAKSNDPGWKYGFWPTIGNRDVVQCCLCDRRITGGITRLKEHLVGGYGDVQKCVNTTTTIAREMQDAMKKKKRPLVLDDEEGEQQGEDDVIVLIEESQDVARSIVHPSSGTAAKRKQSTLKFCAPKEPSKSVGSMLRRTPTEVVEERHSKGPSQISIQASMRTKEEREAVNLEWARFFYECGIPFNAVNSRQFEIAIEATAQYGSGYKPPTYHELREPLLQKVVKETDDLRKKHEEAWKQYGCTLMSDGWTDRRGHHLINFLVNSPEGTFFLESIDASSEVHDQVMLADLLEKKIMDIGVDKVVQVVTDNGANYKAAGKLLMERFPTLYWTPCAAHCLDLMLEDVGKLKEFKKPISRARHVTTFIYRHGRLLSAMREKTNGRDLVRPAATRFATTFLTLQSLYKHKDALRFLFTTEDWTGCKLAKTEAGKKVYDIVLSREFWNSVEDCLRASLPLIIVLRVVDGDERPAMPEVAALMNHAKEKIKASFSTENKRSLLNKIIQIIESRWDRQMDTPLYGAALFLNPGKFYTIQKENDEYVGHLRGCFNDVLARMVEDESIRNKIDQQSMLYEDQRGDIFKNCMALQTMKSKNPLDWWRTYGGRSIDLQRFAKRIVSLCASSSGCERNWSTFEFIHTKKRNRLEHKRLNDLVYVSYNRKMTSRFRKRREEAGKSYDPLVIEDFDWNNEWVDPMAQPEGARGSDLTWDQVDEAIGASRELRGRNLPRTYARRARHISRVVEEDEEEGEEEEIILDDDDIDDFGEQPMDASNDLDEFALDDF